A genomic stretch from Lottiidibacillus patelloidae includes:
- a CDS encoding S1C family serine protease — MGYYDQDYDNIQKQKGNRKGTWLALIFAAVLGGFIVLFSMPALSNIGLLPYEFATPATGDEEEVNVDNNVNRTVNLSITTNVTEAVEKIADAVVSVINIQKTSFWSETASEAGAGSGVIYKKANGKAFIVTNHHVVEGASQIEVSLTDGTRVPATLLGSDVWTDLAVLEIDATSVKSIAEFGNSDTLKPGEPAIAIGNPLGQFSSSVTQGIISATERTIPVDINKDGSIDWNADVIQTDAAINPGNSGGALINIGGQLIGINSMKIARESVEGIGFAIPINLAEPIIEDLELFGEVQRPQMGISLVSLSQISNYHREETLKLPEDVKAGIMIRSVSTLSPADKAGLQELDVIVKMDDTVVKDDIDLRKYLYMKKEVGDELEVTFYRDGKKKTTVLRLEKQSY, encoded by the coding sequence GTGGGGTATTACGATCAAGATTACGACAATATCCAAAAGCAAAAAGGGAATCGTAAAGGGACTTGGTTAGCATTAATTTTCGCTGCTGTACTCGGAGGATTTATCGTACTTTTTTCTATGCCAGCCTTATCAAATATAGGATTGTTGCCTTATGAATTTGCAACACCTGCAACTGGTGATGAAGAAGAAGTAAATGTTGATAATAATGTAAATCGTACAGTAAATCTTTCCATCACGACTAATGTAACGGAAGCTGTTGAGAAAATAGCTGACGCTGTCGTAAGTGTCATTAACATTCAAAAAACAAGCTTTTGGTCAGAAACTGCAAGTGAAGCGGGAGCGGGTTCTGGAGTTATTTACAAAAAAGCAAATGGGAAAGCATTTATTGTTACAAACCATCATGTTGTTGAAGGTGCAAGTCAAATTGAAGTAAGTTTGACAGATGGAACGAGAGTCCCGGCAACATTACTCGGCTCAGACGTTTGGACCGACTTAGCAGTATTAGAAATTGACGCAACTTCAGTAAAATCAATAGCAGAGTTTGGTAATTCGGACACACTTAAACCTGGTGAGCCAGCAATTGCCATTGGAAACCCATTAGGACAATTTTCAAGCTCAGTCACACAGGGGATTATCTCAGCAACTGAGCGAACAATTCCAGTCGACATTAATAAAGATGGTTCAATTGACTGGAACGCAGATGTTATTCAAACAGATGCTGCAATAAACCCTGGGAATAGTGGTGGAGCCTTAATTAATATCGGAGGTCAATTAATTGGAATAAACTCCATGAAAATTGCTCGAGAATCCGTGGAAGGAATTGGCTTTGCTATTCCAATTAATTTAGCAGAACCTATTATTGAAGATCTGGAGCTATTTGGTGAAGTTCAACGCCCTCAAATGGGTATTAGTTTAGTCTCATTGTCACAAATATCTAATTACCATCGTGAAGAAACATTAAAGTTACCGGAAGATGTTAAAGCAGGAATAATGATTCGTTCTGTGTCTACACTTTCACCAGCAGATAAAGCTGGATTACAAGAACTTGATGTAATTGTGAAAATGGACGATACGGTAGTCAAAGATGATATAGACTTAAGAAAGTATTTATATATGAAGAAAGAAGTTGGCGATGAGTTAGAAGTAACATTTTATAGAGACGGCAAAAAGAAAACAACTGTATTACGTTTAGAGAAACAATCATATTAA
- a CDS encoding CxxH/CxxC protein has product MRIYSCMEHIDEALDEVVDKDELAPIMEKIEDTNNLSTGCFMCGKEATYLVSSEY; this is encoded by the coding sequence ATGAGAATATATAGTTGCATGGAACATATTGATGAAGCATTAGATGAAGTGGTGGATAAAGATGAACTAGCTCCTATTATGGAGAAAATTGAAGATACTAACAATTTGTCCACAGGCTGCTTTATGTGTGGAAAGGAAGCAACATATTTAGTTTCATCCGAATATTAA
- the rlmH gene encoding 23S rRNA (pseudouridine(1915)-N(3))-methyltransferase RlmH translates to MHITIVSVGKLKEKYLKQGIAEYLKRLTAYAKVEVIEVADEKAPEILSENEMEQVKDKEGERILAKISPDTYVIALAIEGKLKSSEELAKDLDNLAIYGKSKVAFVIGGSLGLSTNVLKRANDKLSFSKMTFPHQLMKLVLVEQIYRAFRINRGEPYHK, encoded by the coding sequence ATGCACATTACAATCGTTTCAGTGGGGAAATTGAAAGAGAAATATTTAAAACAAGGGATAGCTGAATACTTGAAAAGGCTAACAGCATATGCAAAAGTAGAAGTTATCGAAGTTGCTGATGAAAAAGCACCAGAAATATTAAGTGAAAATGAAATGGAGCAAGTAAAAGATAAAGAAGGGGAACGTATTTTAGCAAAAATATCCCCTGATACATATGTCATTGCCTTAGCAATTGAAGGGAAGCTAAAGTCATCGGAAGAACTTGCGAAGGATCTTGATAACCTAGCGATATACGGGAAAAGTAAGGTAGCTTTTGTTATCGGTGGATCGTTAGGCTTGAGTACAAATGTCTTAAAACGAGCAAATGATAAACTATCATTTTCAAAAATGACTTTTCCACATCAGTTGATGAAATTAGTTTTAGTGGAACAGATTTATCGAGCGTTTCGAATTAATCGCGGTGAACCGTATCATAAGTAA
- a CDS encoding EamA family transporter has protein sequence MTKLAPFFILLAAMLWGTTGTTQALAPENTHPIAIGATRLAVGGLFLLFLVLVTGKLTIKNWPIKATVLASLSMALYQPLFFSAVTITGVAIGTVVAIGSAPILAGLLEWIYLKNRPPIVWWYSTILSILGCLMLFMNKQSLYVDPVGILLAIGAGLAFASYTLLSRDLVTNYSPLSVVAVIFTLSAICLSPFLFIFDMSWIASFRGVGVSLQLGIMATGVAYFLFARGLAHVSSSTAVTLALAEPLTAALLGVIMLGEYLSKTSWLGIFLLLFGIGLLIWSSKSSNRPIVMEAK, from the coding sequence ATGACAAAACTAGCTCCTTTTTTTATATTACTAGCAGCAATGCTTTGGGGAACAACAGGAACTACGCAGGCACTAGCACCAGAAAATACCCATCCGATTGCAATTGGAGCTACTCGCTTAGCGGTAGGAGGGTTATTTCTCCTTTTTCTTGTACTCGTAACAGGAAAATTAACTATTAAAAATTGGCCAATTAAGGCAACCGTTTTGGCCTCCTTAAGTATGGCTTTATACCAGCCTTTATTTTTCTCTGCAGTAACGATTACCGGTGTGGCTATTGGAACCGTAGTAGCGATTGGTAGTGCCCCTATTTTGGCAGGGCTCTTAGAATGGATTTACTTAAAAAATCGTCCGCCGATAGTTTGGTGGTATTCAACAATTTTATCTATTTTAGGTTGTTTGATGTTGTTTATGAATAAACAATCATTATATGTAGATCCAGTCGGAATTTTATTGGCTATAGGAGCAGGCTTAGCTTTTGCTAGTTATACGCTTTTAAGCAGAGATTTGGTTACAAACTACTCACCTTTATCAGTAGTTGCGGTTATCTTCACACTTAGTGCAATTTGTTTATCTCCATTTTTATTCATTTTTGATATGTCTTGGATTGCGAGTTTTCGAGGAGTAGGTGTTAGCTTGCAACTGGGTATTATGGCTACAGGGGTAGCATATTTTCTTTTTGCAAGAGGCCTTGCACATGTGTCTTCATCAACAGCTGTGACACTTGCATTGGCAGAACCATTAACAGCAGCGTTATTAGGTGTAATCATGCTAGGAGAATATTTGAGCAAAACTTCATGGCTTGGCATTTTTCTATTACTATTTGGAATCGGATTATTAATCTGGTCGTCAAAAAGTTCTAATAGACCAATAGTAATGGAAGCAAAGTAA
- a CDS encoding chloride channel protein, which yields MPLKYKIFLSTLGQWIFFGSIIGLVVGTTTNFLLEINDFLGDDIRAKRDWLIFLLPFGGIAIGYIYMKYGKVYSNNTLNDTAELNNLVIDAVHGKKEVPKRMGPIIYLGTFITVLFGGSTGREGAAIQMGSSVSATVNKFFKVNNNDKKLLIMSGISAGFGAAFGAPIAGTVFGMEMAALGKLRFEALVPCFVASFVAYYITTAAWGHEHENFIIKLVPEFTIVSFLKVIFVSVIFALISVLYSQLRHGVQKYSEKLSKKNHMKRAFWGGVIIVVLTLIVGSQDYNGRGLEMLEQSFEEKVPPFAFLAKLVFTVITLGSGFVGGEAIPLFFIGATLGNTLHTFIDLPMSFLVAIGLIATFCGGANTPLAAFLLAMEMFNGKGLEYFFVACIVSYLFSGHHGLWPSQKIFEPKSRLYNVPRGETIENVEKKKTGG from the coding sequence ATGCCCTTAAAATATAAAATCTTTCTTTCAACGCTCGGGCAATGGATATTCTTTGGAAGCATTATCGGCTTAGTTGTCGGTACGACTACAAACTTTCTTTTAGAAATAAATGATTTTCTAGGAGATGATATAAGAGCAAAAAGAGATTGGCTAATCTTTCTTCTACCGTTTGGTGGAATTGCTATAGGGTACATCTATATGAAATATGGAAAGGTCTATTCGAATAATACGTTAAATGACACTGCTGAACTGAATAACCTCGTCATAGACGCTGTTCATGGCAAGAAAGAAGTTCCGAAAAGGATGGGTCCTATTATCTATTTGGGGACATTTATCACAGTCCTTTTTGGTGGTTCAACAGGAAGAGAAGGTGCAGCTATCCAAATGGGAAGCAGTGTATCTGCAACGGTCAATAAATTTTTTAAAGTAAACAACAATGATAAGAAACTTCTAATAATGAGTGGTATTAGTGCCGGGTTTGGAGCTGCATTTGGAGCACCTATTGCTGGTACTGTGTTTGGCATGGAAATGGCTGCATTAGGGAAGTTACGATTTGAAGCACTTGTGCCTTGTTTTGTAGCAAGCTTTGTTGCTTACTATATAACCACAGCAGCTTGGGGACATGAACATGAAAATTTTATAATTAAACTAGTACCTGAATTTACTATCGTTTCATTTCTAAAAGTAATCTTTGTTTCTGTTATTTTCGCTTTAATAAGTGTTTTATATAGTCAGTTAAGACATGGGGTACAGAAATATTCTGAGAAACTTTCTAAGAAAAACCATATGAAGAGAGCTTTTTGGGGTGGAGTTATTATTGTGGTACTAACATTAATTGTTGGTTCACAAGATTATAATGGCCGGGGGTTAGAGATGCTCGAACAATCATTTGAAGAAAAAGTTCCTCCCTTTGCCTTCCTCGCCAAACTTGTTTTTACAGTAATTACTCTCGGAAGCGGATTTGTTGGCGGAGAAGCAATTCCTCTATTTTTTATTGGAGCGACATTAGGTAACACCTTACACACATTTATAGATTTACCGATGTCCTTTCTTGTTGCAATTGGATTAATCGCTACTTTTTGTGGTGGTGCTAATACCCCTTTAGCAGCATTCCTCTTAGCAATGGAAATGTTTAATGGAAAAGGATTAGAGTACTTCTTTGTTGCTTGTATCGTCAGCTACCTTTTCTCCGGGCATCATGGACTTTGGCCATCTCAAAAAATATTTGAACCGAAGAGTAGATTGTACAATGTACCACGTGGAGAAACGATAGAGAATGTTGAAAAGAAGAAAACAGGGGGCTAA
- a CDS encoding GNAT family N-acetyltransferase: protein MDVIKEIEELNFALLQSFTNKQDKPWGALFSNKTQPDYYDANHAHLSKQPAHPEKVITEVIKFYEGLHIIPRFYLYNLENMPAFIAKLKEEGFHYEDFLQPIQLWNNEVIKLPLQKDVTIEKVTRKNYDEALWVECHIKEFGGKSVREKAFESEFNDNRYTHFLLKYNGRPCSTACLFVHGNQGRIESVATVEEFRGKGLIGLLLQQIQREAQTLQLEKLWVHPISERVEKVYSRNGFTTVLTLKTGHAYLRGKGIKEIQDR, encoded by the coding sequence ATGGATGTAATAAAAGAGATAGAAGAGTTAAACTTTGCACTATTACAATCTTTTACGAATAAACAAGATAAACCTTGGGGTGCTTTGTTTTCGAATAAAACTCAACCAGATTATTATGATGCAAATCATGCGCATTTGAGCAAGCAACCAGCCCATCCGGAAAAAGTTATTACTGAAGTCATAAAATTTTATGAAGGTTTGCATATTATTCCAAGGTTTTATTTATATAACCTCGAGAATATGCCAGCTTTTATTGCAAAATTAAAAGAGGAAGGCTTTCATTATGAAGACTTCTTGCAGCCAATTCAGCTTTGGAACAATGAAGTAATAAAGTTACCATTACAAAAAGATGTCACCATAGAGAAGGTTACTAGAAAAAATTATGATGAAGCTTTATGGGTCGAGTGTCATATTAAAGAATTTGGAGGAAAATCAGTTCGTGAAAAAGCGTTTGAATCTGAATTTAATGATAATCGTTATACTCATTTTCTACTAAAATATAATGGAAGACCATGTTCCACTGCTTGCTTATTTGTTCATGGTAATCAAGGGAGAATAGAAAGTGTTGCTACAGTTGAAGAATTTAGAGGAAAGGGATTAATTGGTTTGTTGTTACAACAGATACAAAGAGAAGCGCAAACCCTTCAGTTAGAAAAACTATGGGTTCACCCGATCAGCGAACGGGTTGAGAAGGTATATAGTCGCAATGGGTTCACTACGGTACTTACCTTAAAGACAGGACATGCTTATTTACGAGGAAAAGGTATTAAAGAGATACAGGATCGCTAA
- a CDS encoding sensor domain-containing protein, producing the protein MCKSKINKIASLDLKVEPIEDNYDNFTDDNIGEQENLVFYKMMFETMVQHAPVSMYILQEGTYSYVNKHFCDMVGYTQEELHSGTVTFEQLVHPEDLHLVQKSITSRMENKETTARYRIRAFKKEGSLIYVEIHATKTFINDKYASVGTVFDVTEEVTTQMRLKENRERFNSLFYNNPDAIFTFDLEGNFTDANPSCEDVSGYSLNELLEMSFTPLILSEDLPSAIKYFEEATKGITNTYDLSITRKDGILARLNVTSFPMRIDGKIVGAYGIAKDITKKFEFEKTMNELAFYDQLTKLPNRKLFEDRLQQLIEQSREKESCYAVLFLDLDRFKFINDSLGHQLGDEFLKIVSDRISNTLRQKDTVGRFAGDEFCILIPDTNEKEVVLLAERINQLLAEPFTIMGNSISVSASIGIAFNNKHNDNNADELIRNADTAMYYTKKYGKNNYTVYSRELDTNTAYKLSIERDLKTAIHQEQFTLHYQPIKSIKTGELSAMEALIRWNHPVHGLIPPDHFIPVSEESGQIVSIGKWVLRESCKQNKLWQDLGHRPFKIAVNISTIQLKHQNFVFIVKEILNETGLDPKWLELEVTESILMEDNEILKGVLIELKDIGVSISIDDFGTGYTSLSYLRQFSFDRVKIDRSFIKDISHDLNGKAITSTIISLAHKLKMGVIAEGIEDEIQLAFLKEEDCDEGQGYYFSRPLPAEMHKIP; encoded by the coding sequence ATGTGTAAATCTAAAATTAATAAGATTGCTAGTCTTGATTTAAAGGTTGAACCAATAGAAGATAACTATGATAATTTTACTGACGATAATATAGGTGAACAAGAAAACTTAGTCTTTTATAAAATGATGTTTGAAACTATGGTACAACATGCACCTGTAAGTATGTATATACTTCAAGAGGGGACGTACTCATATGTAAACAAACACTTCTGTGATATGGTAGGTTATACCCAAGAGGAGTTGCATTCTGGTACGGTAACATTTGAACAACTTGTTCACCCTGAAGATTTACATTTAGTACAAAAAAGTATTACTAGTAGAATGGAAAATAAAGAAACTACTGCACGGTATCGGATTAGAGCGTTTAAAAAAGAAGGTAGTCTCATTTATGTCGAGATTCATGCTACTAAAACTTTCATTAATGATAAATATGCTTCGGTCGGTACAGTTTTTGATGTAACAGAAGAAGTAACTACACAAATGAGACTTAAGGAGAACAGAGAACGCTTTAATTCTCTCTTTTATAATAATCCTGATGCAATTTTCACATTTGATTTAGAAGGTAATTTCACAGATGCAAATCCTAGTTGTGAAGATGTTTCTGGATATTCTCTTAATGAATTGCTTGAAATGTCGTTTACTCCACTTATACTCTCTGAAGATTTACCTAGCGCAATTAAATATTTTGAGGAAGCGACAAAAGGAATTACTAACACCTATGACCTTTCTATTACAAGAAAAGACGGTATTCTAGCACGCCTAAACGTTACTAGTTTTCCTATGAGGATAGATGGGAAAATTGTGGGGGCGTATGGTATTGCAAAAGACATTACAAAAAAATTTGAATTTGAAAAAACTATGAATGAGCTTGCTTTCTATGACCAATTGACCAAATTACCAAATCGAAAATTATTTGAAGATCGATTACAGCAGTTGATTGAGCAATCTAGAGAGAAAGAATCCTGCTATGCTGTTCTATTTTTGGACTTAGATCGTTTCAAATTTATAAATGATTCTTTAGGACACCAACTTGGAGATGAATTCTTAAAAATTGTCTCTGATCGAATTAGTAATACTCTACGCCAAAAGGATACGGTAGGAAGATTTGCAGGAGATGAATTTTGTATATTAATACCAGATACAAATGAAAAAGAAGTTGTCTTACTAGCAGAACGTATTAATCAACTACTTGCAGAACCATTTACTATTATGGGAAATTCTATATCTGTTTCAGCAAGTATTGGAATAGCATTTAACAATAAACATAATGACAATAATGCTGATGAACTAATTAGAAACGCTGATACTGCCATGTACTACACCAAGAAATATGGAAAAAATAATTATACGGTCTATTCAAGAGAACTAGACACTAATACTGCCTATAAGCTTTCTATTGAAAGAGATTTGAAAACGGCTATTCACCAGGAGCAATTCACATTACATTATCAGCCAATAAAAAGTATTAAAACTGGTGAGTTAAGTGCTATGGAAGCTTTAATTAGATGGAATCATCCAGTACACGGCCTAATACCTCCAGACCATTTCATCCCGGTTTCTGAAGAAAGTGGACAAATTGTATCTATTGGCAAATGGGTCCTTCGTGAATCGTGCAAACAAAATAAATTATGGCAGGACTTAGGTCATCGCCCTTTTAAAATTGCAGTAAATATATCTACTATTCAATTAAAACACCAAAATTTTGTATTTATAGTAAAAGAAATTTTAAATGAAACCGGTCTAGACCCCAAATGGTTAGAACTTGAAGTAACAGAAAGCATTCTTATGGAAGATAATGAAATTCTAAAAGGTGTACTAATAGAATTAAAGGATATTGGCGTTTCCATTTCAATTGATGATTTTGGAACTGGATATACTTCCCTTAGTTACTTAAGACAATTTTCATTTGATCGAGTTAAAATTGATCGTAGTTTTATTAAAGATATTAGTCACGACCTAAATGGAAAAGCTATAACTTCAACTATTATTTCATTAGCCCATAAATTAAAGATGGGGGTTATAGCTGAGGGAATAGAGGACGAGATCCAATTAGCATTCTTAAAAGAAGAAGATTGTGATGAAGGACAAGGATATTACTTTAGTCGTCCTTTACCTGCTGAAATGCATAAAATTCCTTAA
- a CDS encoding DMT family transporter, producing MKDIVIGILASMFFAVTFILNRSMDLAGGSWIWSSSLRFFFMLPFLFLIVLYRKNVKQLFTEMRSNPYQWILWSLIGFVLFYAPLTFAAAYGPGWLVAGSWQFTIVAGILLSPLFFQTQQSDAGPLRTRNKVQIKALAISLLIFLGVVIIQIQQVSQVSLASVAFGTFPVIIAAFAYPLGNRKMMEICKGNLDTFQRVLGMTIASMPFWFLLSIYGIVTVGPPSSDQITQTFIVAVSSGVIATTLFFIATDNVNGDQQKLAAVEATQSTQVLFVIIGEVIFLSAAYPNGTSIIGLCIIVIGMILYSFSTSRRSN from the coding sequence ATGAAGGATATTGTTATCGGTATTTTAGCTTCGATGTTTTTTGCTGTAACTTTTATATTAAACCGCTCTATGGACCTTGCAGGAGGTAGCTGGATTTGGAGTTCTTCTTTACGCTTTTTCTTTATGTTACCTTTTTTATTTCTTATTGTTTTATATAGAAAAAATGTAAAACAGTTATTTACCGAAATGCGAAGTAATCCTTACCAGTGGATTTTGTGGAGTTTAATTGGCTTTGTGCTCTTCTATGCTCCTTTAACTTTTGCAGCAGCTTATGGACCTGGATGGCTAGTAGCTGGTTCATGGCAGTTTACTATAGTAGCTGGAATTTTATTATCCCCACTCTTTTTCCAGACACAACAATCTGATGCTGGACCGCTTAGAACAAGAAATAAAGTTCAAATAAAAGCTTTGGCTATTTCATTATTAATCTTCCTCGGTGTTGTAATCATTCAAATTCAACAAGTTAGTCAAGTTTCATTGGCAAGTGTTGCATTTGGTACATTCCCTGTCATTATTGCTGCATTTGCTTACCCTCTAGGAAATCGTAAAATGATGGAGATTTGTAAAGGAAATTTAGATACCTTTCAACGAGTCTTAGGTATGACAATTGCAAGTATGCCATTTTGGTTTCTTCTTAGCATATATGGAATTGTTACTGTCGGCCCACCTTCTTCTGACCAAATTACCCAAACATTTATCGTAGCGGTAAGCTCGGGAGTTATAGCAACGACGTTATTTTTTATTGCAACTGATAATGTAAATGGAGATCAACAAAAGTTAGCTGCTGTTGAAGCTACCCAATCAACACAAGTTTTATTTGTCATTATTGGCGAAGTAATCTTTCTTTCTGCTGCATATCCGAATGGGACTTCTATCATTGGCCTTTGTATTATCGTTATAGGAATGATTTTATATAGTTTTTCCACTTCCAGACGCAGCAATTAG
- a CDS encoding aldo/keto reductase: MKKRLLGNTGIEVSEIGFGAWQLGNEKDWGKMTESEAVYLVDKAIDLGCNFFDTAPNYGAGKSEELLGKAFKGKRNQVVISSKCGHHSNGEENFAPDKLILSVENSLRRLKTEYLDSLLLHNPPFSTLDSNSQQFEVLEKLKKQGKIRLYGASVDNSSEINQLVANTDSQIIEVMFNILYQEPVSAIQTAQNQGVGIIAKIPLDSGWLTGKYSANSTFSGIRSRWSEEEIKKRGELVDQVRQIVGRKTSMVKAALHFILSYKEVSTVIPGARNVKQLAENISASEFCLSKEVLKELKELWDKEIKNSKLSW, translated from the coding sequence TTGAAGAAACGATTATTAGGAAACACAGGAATTGAAGTGTCTGAGATCGGTTTTGGCGCATGGCAATTAGGTAACGAAAAAGATTGGGGAAAAATGACAGAAAGTGAAGCGGTTTATTTGGTGGATAAAGCTATAGACCTTGGCTGTAATTTCTTTGATACAGCACCTAACTATGGGGCTGGTAAAAGTGAAGAACTACTTGGAAAAGCTTTTAAAGGAAAACGGAATCAAGTGGTTATCAGCAGTAAATGTGGACATCATTCAAATGGTGAGGAGAATTTCGCCCCTGACAAACTGATTTTATCAGTAGAAAATAGTTTGCGTAGATTAAAGACAGAATATCTTGATAGTCTCCTGTTACACAATCCACCATTTTCAACCTTAGACAGTAATTCTCAACAATTTGAAGTGTTAGAAAAGCTTAAAAAGCAAGGGAAAATTAGACTGTACGGCGCTTCAGTAGATAATAGTAGTGAGATAAACCAATTAGTAGCGAATACTGATAGTCAAATTATTGAAGTAATGTTTAATATCTTATATCAAGAGCCAGTATCTGCAATTCAAACAGCTCAAAATCAAGGTGTTGGAATTATTGCTAAAATACCATTAGACTCTGGATGGCTAACAGGTAAGTATAGTGCAAACAGTACATTTTCGGGAATTAGAAGTAGATGGAGTGAAGAAGAAATTAAAAAAAGAGGAGAACTAGTTGATCAAGTTCGCCAAATTGTAGGGAGAAAAACGTCTATGGTTAAAGCAGCTCTGCATTTTATTCTTTCTTATAAAGAAGTATCCACAGTAATTCCTGGAGCAAGAAATGTTAAACAATTAGCCGAGAATATATCTGCATCAGAGTTTTGTTTGTCAAAAGAAGTTTTAAAAGAGTTAAAAGAACTTTGGGATAAAGAAATTAAAAATAGCAAACTATCGTGGTAA
- a CDS encoding NAD-dependent epimerase/dehydratase family protein: MKVLVTGGFGWTARSIIEALHINNFEIVVFDISSKIPSYLNEITSNIITGNISTLEDVKRAMTGCDYVIHLAVAIGENDYKQPDVPFDVNVKGTYNILEIARELNVKKTIIMSEAPVHINFKEDKIFSQTDWQSSSGEDHLYDLTKRLQESIAKDFSETFGMNIIVLRPGHIVDGKEHIDPLGNSLEDLKYCKGGWVCRYDIAKACISALKMESPTTYNTFHLIGSYQAKKQFDISRTEEVLDMKFDNTFENY; this comes from the coding sequence GTGAAGGTATTAGTAACTGGTGGATTCGGCTGGACGGCAAGATCAATTATTGAAGCCTTACATATAAATAATTTTGAAATTGTAGTATTTGATATTTCATCAAAAATTCCATCCTATTTAAATGAAATAACAAGTAACATTATTACTGGAAATATTTCTACTTTAGAAGATGTAAAAAGGGCAATGACAGGTTGTGATTATGTTATTCATTTAGCTGTTGCAATTGGGGAGAATGACTATAAGCAACCTGACGTTCCTTTCGATGTAAATGTAAAGGGAACGTACAATATTTTAGAGATTGCTAGAGAACTAAATGTAAAAAAGACAATAATTATGAGCGAAGCACCAGTCCACATTAACTTTAAAGAAGATAAAATTTTCTCACAAACAGATTGGCAGAGCTCTTCTGGAGAAGATCATTTATATGACTTAACGAAGCGATTACAAGAAAGTATTGCTAAAGATTTTAGTGAAACTTTTGGTATGAATATAATTGTTTTGCGACCAGGACATATTGTTGATGGAAAAGAACACATAGATCCGCTTGGTAATAGTCTAGAAGACTTAAAGTATTGTAAAGGAGGATGGGTGTGTAGGTATGATATAGCAAAGGCTTGTATAAGTGCTTTAAAAATGGAAAGCCCGACTACATATAATACATTCCATTTGATAGGTTCTTATCAAGCAAAAAAACAATTTGATATTAGTAGAACTGAAGAAGTACTAGATATGAAGTTCGATAATACTTTTGAAAATTATTAA